Genomic window (Marinobacter fonticola):
CAGTACTTCACCGAGATCTACCTTAGCGCCCCCATTTTCATTACGCTCACCCGCCATACAACAACTCCAATCAACAACGTACAACATGGTCGAAGCGCGCCACTTTAGGGCTCCGGGGGATGGCGCACAATAAGTAGGAAGCGAATATCGGCCAGTGTTTCGGGTATCCACTAGTGCTTTAAGAAAAATAGCTATTCGCCCGCGAATTTTGACCGACCCTGACGTGTTACATCCATAAAACACGAAAGTACGGCATCCGTTAACGCAGGTTAAAGAACGGTTGAAAACTATTCTGCCACCATCATGAAAGACGTAACGGCAGTTCAGATAAACCATTCAACGATCAGCGCACAAGGAGGCAGTCATGCAAGCGAGCATCGATACTGTTGAGCGCAATGTGAAAATGATGAATGTCTGGCTCAAGGAAACGTCCCAAGAACTGGGCGGCATAGATGAAGACGATGCCTGGCGTCGGCTGCGGGCCGTACTGCAAACGATTAGGGACCGGGTGACCATCGATGAAGCAGCGCATTTCGCTGCTCAGCTGCCTATTCTTGCCCGGGGATTGTTCTACGAGGATTGGCGGCCATCCGAATCACCGCAGAAATGGCGAGACCGGGGTGAATACCTCGAAGCGATCAACGCCAAGATCAGCAACGATGGAGCCGCCGACCCGGAAGAAACGCTCCGGGCAGTCCTCAAAGTCATCGAACGCCACATAGATGCAGGGGAGGTCGAAAAGGTCAAGGAGATGCATCCAAAGGAGATGTGGGATCTCTGGCCTTCGTGAACCGCGCATTAAAGTCCATCAATTGTTTTGAAGAAGCCCCGTTCGTATGAGAACGGGGCTTCTTCATTCTCATACTCGGCAAGCCCTATATTTTGGCGCCCTACCAAAACCACGTACGCAACAAACGGTTAATGCTTTGTAACCGAGCCTATTTCCATCCAAACTTTCATTTCCCAACGAGAGCCCGTTAGCTCTACTATTTTTCATGGTGTAGTCACGACTTTCACTATTTAGGACAATTGATGTAGGCACAACTGTCGATGTTGGCTGCCCCAATAAACACCGAAGCTTTTCCTCACGTTTAACACTTTCAGGGAACAGTCCCGTTATGGAAAACCTGTTTACCGCGGATATTGGCGGGAAAGACGCTGAGCTATTATTTCAGCGGCTCGGCGACGAATCGACCTATACGTTGGATGGCCCGTACGCCTCCATCGCCACCAATGGTCGGGTTGTCGAGGAGAGCGACAACGTTTTGGTCATTGTTGGCACGCCACTCCCGTCAGTTTCCCAAGTGCCGAAAAACTGGAGGGAAGCAAAAGAGCAACTCCCCGCCCATGATGGCGTCTTCAGTATGCTCTACTGGGATAGGGAAGCTAACAAGCTCGTTATCATCAGCGATTTCATGGGGTTTTATCCGCTATACGTCAAACGGGACCAAGGGCGCATCTATTTCAGCACCGCAACCCGTGCCTTTGAAGGGGACTTCGATGCCGCTGGCTGGGGCACTTTTATTACCCTCGGTCAAACACTCGGCAACGCCACCCTTACGGCCGGTGTCGAACGGGTCGCACCGGCGAGTCTCATGGTCATTGACCTGGCAACGAGAGAAATGGAAGTCACTCAATATTGGCGGCCCGAACCCCATTCCACTGTCCCGACTGTCGATCAGGTCCACGAGTCGCTACGTTCAAGCACCGACCAAATCATCGCTGCGCATAAGGACGACGACCACTTCGTTTTAATGAGTGGCGGATTCGACTCACGCCTTATCGCTTGCATGTTGACGCGCCAAAATCTCTCTTTTCGAGGTGTATTGGTCTCGCACTATGACGAGAATCTCGACGCCGAAACACGTTTCGGTAGGGCCATGGCAAAAAAGCTGGGTTTTTCCTGTGAGTACCGCACGGCTGATCGGGACTTTTTCTCCAGCGAGGAATTTCTGCACTATCTCTTCGCTTCAGACGCCGAGACGCCTAGCCTGTATCTGTTTATCTCACAAGTGCTGCAGTTTGTCCCACGCGGCGGCGTCGTCTGGGACGGTTTTATCCCAGGCACTTTGCTGAAAAACGCCATTACGGACGCGTCGCCGGCAGATCGAATCGAACTGGCGTTTCAAGACTACTTGAAGCGCCTCGGCACCCCATTCGATGGCAAAACCTGGAAAGCAGCAAGGCAGCTTTTTAAGCCTGAAATAGCCCGGCAGTTCGAGGATGCATTTCAGGCGCAATGGGAGTCGGTCACGTCCGAATATGCCAATGACGAGGACGGAATAAGCGATTTCCATTTCGATCACCGGAATAGGACCAGGACCCTTATCAACCCCTTCAAAGCATTCAGGACCCGCGCTAAAACGGTAACGCCGGGAACGACGAGAGACTTCGTAAATCTCGCCCGATCCGTCCCTGAGCAGGCCAAACGGGACAATGATTTCTACCGAAAACTGTACGAACACTATTATCCTGAAGCTTATACGGTGCCCTTGGTAAAACAAAACAAGCTTGTTCCACCAAAACACTTCAGCCCAAGCTTCGAAGCGTTCAGATTGCTCAATAAACTCCACGGACGACTGAGTGAGCGTCCCCGGCTAATGCGCTACTTGGGAATCGATC
Coding sequences:
- a CDS encoding DUF2267 domain-containing protein yields the protein MQASIDTVERNVKMMNVWLKETSQELGGIDEDDAWRRLRAVLQTIRDRVTIDEAAHFAAQLPILARGLFYEDWRPSESPQKWRDRGEYLEAINAKISNDGAADPEETLRAVLKVIERHIDAGEVEKVKEMHPKEMWDLWPS
- a CDS encoding asparagine synthetase B family protein, whose product is MENLFTADIGGKDAELLFQRLGDESTYTLDGPYASIATNGRVVEESDNVLVIVGTPLPSVSQVPKNWREAKEQLPAHDGVFSMLYWDREANKLVIISDFMGFYPLYVKRDQGRIYFSTATRAFEGDFDAAGWGTFITLGQTLGNATLTAGVERVAPASLMVIDLATREMEVTQYWRPEPHSTVPTVDQVHESLRSSTDQIIAAHKDDDHFVLMSGGFDSRLIACMLTRQNLSFRGVLVSHYDENLDAETRFGRAMAKKLGFSCEYRTADRDFFSSEEFLHYLFASDAETPSLYLFISQVLQFVPRGGVVWDGFIPGTLLKNAITDASPADRIELAFQDYLKRLGTPFDGKTWKAARQLFKPEIARQFEDAFQAQWESVTSEYANDEDGISDFHFDHRNRTRTLINPFKAFRTRAKTVTPGTTRDFVNLARSVPEQAKRDNDFYRKLYEHYYPEAYTVPLVKQNKLVPPKHFSPSFEAFRLLNKLHGRLSERPRLMRYLGIDPHKYRFRNSSFLDVPQLYDTPDPALNQDFLKKLQTGDVVSPAAVRLLFHWRAWRWLHEQRLYQNFKG